The following proteins are co-located in the Acidimicrobiales bacterium genome:
- the rimO gene encoding 30S ribosomal protein S12 methylthiotransferase RimO, whose protein sequence is MSHSRRYHLVTLGCPKNEVDSDKVEGTLLAEGMAAVDHAGDADLIVVNTCAFIESARQESIDTILALDQARRQGSRLVVTGCMAERYGDELAEALPEVDAVVGFGGPMLAPPPEPAATRVQVSLGPTRRSAPQPPALDLLNLPRPASTRPWAYVKVAEGCDRKCGFCAIPSFRGPQRSRSIDDIVAEVEQLNVREVVLVAQDLASFGKDVGRAGDIVGLVRAVADMVDRVRLLYLYPSDLNDALIDVIVGSGVPYFDLSLQHVSAPLVRRMRRWGNGDKFLDRIEHIRNLAPDAALRSNFIVGYPGETEDDHSRLLDFVQAAQLDWCGFFSYSREQGTYAADLDGEVPEGLMSERLSELTEMQDRITFERRSALIGQTMEVLVDEPGVARSHREAPEIDGVVLVPEQLQTGSLCMVRVTDSDGPDLIAEPV, encoded by the coding sequence ATGTCGCACTCGCGCCGATACCACCTCGTCACATTGGGCTGCCCGAAGAACGAGGTCGACTCAGACAAGGTCGAAGGAACCCTGCTGGCCGAGGGCATGGCCGCGGTCGACCACGCCGGCGACGCCGACCTCATCGTCGTCAACACCTGCGCCTTCATCGAGTCGGCCCGCCAGGAATCGATCGACACGATCCTGGCGCTCGACCAGGCGAGACGTCAGGGTTCCAGGCTCGTGGTCACCGGGTGTATGGCCGAGCGATACGGCGACGAACTGGCCGAGGCCCTGCCCGAGGTCGACGCTGTGGTGGGCTTCGGTGGTCCCATGCTCGCTCCGCCGCCCGAACCGGCCGCAACCCGTGTGCAGGTGAGCCTTGGCCCGACGCGCCGCTCGGCTCCCCAGCCGCCGGCACTCGACCTGCTCAACCTGCCCCGACCTGCCAGCACCCGACCGTGGGCCTACGTGAAGGTCGCCGAGGGCTGCGACCGCAAATGCGGATTCTGCGCCATTCCTTCTTTCCGGGGGCCGCAGCGAAGCCGTTCGATCGACGACATCGTCGCCGAGGTCGAGCAGTTGAACGTGCGCGAGGTGGTGCTGGTGGCCCAAGACCTGGCCTCGTTCGGCAAGGACGTGGGTCGGGCCGGAGACATCGTCGGGTTGGTCCGGGCGGTGGCCGACATGGTCGACCGGGTTCGCCTGTTGTACCTGTACCCGTCCGACCTCAACGACGCCCTCATCGATGTCATCGTCGGGTCGGGCGTGCCCTACTTCGACCTCTCGTTGCAGCACGTATCGGCGCCACTGGTGCGGCGGATGCGACGTTGGGGCAACGGCGACAAGTTCCTCGACCGCATCGAGCACATCCGCAATCTGGCCCCCGATGCGGCGCTGCGGTCGAACTTCATCGTCGGCTATCCGGGCGAGACCGAAGACGATCACTCGAGGCTCCTCGACTTCGTACAGGCCGCCCAGCTCGATTGGTGTGGCTTCTTCTCGTACTCGCGCGAGCAGGGCACGTACGCCGCCGACCTCGACGGTGAAGTTCCCGAGGGCCTCATGTCAGAGCGTCTGTCAGAGCTGACCGAGATGCAAGACCGCATCACCTTCGAGCGTCGCTCGGCCCTGATCGGCCAAACGATGGAGGTCTTGGTCGACGAGCCCGGTGTGGCGCGGTCACATCGCGAGGCTCCCGAGATCGACGGGGTTGTCCTGGTGCCAGAACAGCTCCAGACGGGCAGCCTCTGCATGGTTCGCGTGACAGACTCCGATGGGCCAGATCTCATAGCCGAACCGGTCTGA
- a CDS encoding DUF6159 family protein, with translation MGRIRNTLELAKVSWRVLMQDRELLWIPVLSMVASLVLLAVLAVPAFAMLDTTSADDSVSPGLAFIGLLAALGMSIIAVFFNGALVGAAHDRMTGGDPTVSSAISTAVSRLGGLVPWALITATVGLVLQAIRERSGALGRIVTGIAGAAWEVVTFLVIPAIVIDGLGAVDGVKRSGALLKRTWGENLAARVGFGLVGFLAALPLLVIVALLVSSGSTALLVVGIVIAVVGFALISVVMTALNAIFQTALYMYATTGETPSAFRGTGLPQTFQTR, from the coding sequence ATGGGACGCATCAGGAACACCCTCGAACTGGCCAAGGTCTCTTGGCGGGTTCTGATGCAGGACCGCGAGCTGTTGTGGATACCGGTTCTGTCGATGGTGGCGTCGCTGGTGCTGTTGGCAGTTCTGGCCGTTCCCGCTTTCGCAATGCTCGACACCACATCAGCAGACGACTCGGTCAGTCCGGGCCTTGCCTTCATCGGTCTGCTGGCGGCTTTGGGCATGAGCATCATCGCCGTCTTTTTCAACGGCGCCCTGGTCGGAGCAGCCCACGACCGCATGACCGGCGGTGACCCCACTGTGTCCAGTGCCATCTCCACCGCCGTCAGCCGCCTGGGCGGCCTGGTGCCGTGGGCGCTGATAACCGCCACCGTGGGGCTCGTCCTGCAGGCGATCCGCGAGCGGTCGGGCGCCCTCGGCAGAATCGTCACGGGCATCGCCGGCGCCGCTTGGGAGGTTGTCACCTTCCTCGTGATCCCGGCGATCGTCATCGATGGTCTGGGCGCCGTCGACGGTGTCAAACGATCCGGAGCGCTGTTGAAGCGAACATGGGGCGAGAATCTCGCCGCCCGCGTGGGCTTTGGTCTGGTCGGATTTCTTGCAGCCTTGCCACTGCTGGTGATCGTCGCCCTGCTGGTGTCCAGCGGGTCGACGGCCCTGTTGGTCGTCGGCATAGTCATCGCCGTGGTCGGCTTCGCTTTGATCAGTGTCGTGATGACCGCCCTCAACGCCATCTTCCAGACCGCCCTGTACATGTATGCGACAACCGGCGAGACCCCGTCGGCCTTTCGCGGCACTGGCCTTCCCCAGACCTTCCAGACGAGGTGA
- a CDS encoding GntR family transcriptional regulator: MPAATLDRESPMPLWAQLEADLRQRLENDEFAERFATDAELVEQYGVSRHTVREAIRHLNRTGVLKRERGRGTVVNRTEFEQPLGQLYSLFQSIEATGASQTSQVLKLTVCTNTVAAAALDLDEDAELVYVERLRLADDQPLALDRAWLPRSVGECLLDVDFSRTALYDELERTAGVRPDNGWERLSPIIPSAGDRELLGLRKTDAAFHLERLGLHDGTPIEWRVTIIRGDRYRFVADWSAGSGAGLTLTAS, encoded by the coding sequence ATGCCGGCAGCGACGCTCGATCGTGAGAGCCCGATGCCTTTGTGGGCTCAGCTGGAAGCAGACCTCAGGCAGCGCCTCGAAAACGACGAGTTCGCGGAGAGGTTTGCCACCGACGCCGAGTTGGTCGAACAGTACGGGGTCAGTCGCCACACCGTCAGAGAGGCCATCCGGCACCTGAACCGCACGGGCGTGCTGAAGCGCGAGCGAGGCCGCGGCACCGTTGTGAATCGCACCGAGTTCGAGCAGCCGTTGGGGCAGCTGTACAGCCTGTTTCAGTCGATCGAGGCCACCGGTGCTTCCCAGACCAGCCAGGTGCTGAAGCTGACGGTGTGCACCAACACGGTGGCCGCTGCAGCCCTCGATCTCGATGAAGACGCCGAGCTGGTTTATGTCGAACGTCTGCGCCTGGCCGACGACCAACCCCTGGCGCTGGATCGGGCCTGGCTGCCTCGATCGGTAGGCGAGTGCCTGCTGGACGTCGACTTCTCGCGGACTGCGCTCTACGACGAACTCGAGCGCACAGCGGGCGTTCGACCCGACAATGGATGGGAGCGGCTCAGCCCCATCATCCCGTCGGCGGGTGACCGCGAGCTTCTGGGGTTGCGAAAGACCGACGCTGCCTTCCACCTCGAGCGGCTGGGTCTTCACGACGGCACACCCATCGAGTGGCGCGTCACCATCATCCGCGGCGATCGCTATCGGTTCGTCGCCGACTGGTCGGCCGGTTCGGGCGCGGGCCTCACCCTCACCGCCTCCTGA
- a CDS encoding CDP-alcohol phosphatidyltransferase family protein, with protein sequence MVEPGSVINLANALTLTRLFASPVFIVLITDKGPNWVTFFIGAAIALTDAVDGWLARRFGTTASGAFLDPLVDKVFVLGGMFAFVAVGQFHWLPVSLIALRELAMSLYRSTVGRNGVSVPASFLAKIKTTVQIWALGFALMPPVAEHAHWIATTTLWSAVALTYVTGAQYLSAARAGTSYGG encoded by the coding sequence GTGGTCGAACCCGGATCCGTGATCAACCTGGCGAACGCGTTGACGCTGACGCGCCTGTTCGCCTCGCCGGTGTTCATCGTGTTGATCACCGACAAGGGTCCCAATTGGGTGACCTTCTTCATCGGGGCTGCCATCGCTTTGACCGACGCAGTCGACGGATGGCTGGCCCGCCGGTTCGGCACCACCGCGTCAGGCGCTTTTCTCGACCCCCTGGTCGACAAGGTCTTCGTGTTGGGCGGGATGTTTGCCTTCGTGGCCGTCGGCCAGTTCCACTGGCTTCCCGTGTCGTTGATCGCACTTCGCGAGCTGGCGATGTCGCTGTATCGCTCGACGGTGGGCCGCAACGGCGTCTCGGTGCCCGCCAGCTTCCTCGCCAAGATCAAGACGACCGTGCAGATCTGGGCGTTGGGCTTTGCTCTTATGCCACCGGTGGCCGAGCACGCACACTGGATAGCCACGACGACGCTGTGGAGCGCTGTGGCGCTGACGTACGTCACCGGAGCTCAGTACCTGTCGGCCGCCCGAGCCGGCACGTCCTATGGAGGTTGA
- a CDS encoding alpha/beta fold hydrolase, with amino-acid sequence MRRALMFLLALSMLASGCSGSGSDDQSTTTAPISDGGPDDTAADDTTTDGTANDDQGSGSGPDRPDDDLAWSQCGRLECTTVDVPMDYGASAGPETLEIEVARVSADGEPDDYRGALFINPGGPGVSAVEFLDFAHDGYLPAELTDHFDLIAFDPRGVGNSEPTFECGLDGDWVVITNAIDGLADTPEEVELAELSTQQCVDSMGAVAGLLHTEFVARDMDAVREALGFEELSYLGYSYGSAIGVWYASLFPDRVRAMVLDGANNPIDPADTTEQRIESAMEELVPLEARLRQAIEACNDATCPIWNEGDPIAYFEQATAKLDLVDTYLGGVPFAGALGVITTLYSEQTWPLLWDALEDLVEFDDPSILGELALFQLDDPGQPSFTGYVNCLDSWSIYPDVDRAERLDDTIALGERVAADLPLLAAMDTIAFDQCPFLDSIAPAPSPVALDGGDVTIVVVGNHDDPVTPFTESEELAFDTLADGRLIEVTHPEHTVYPNNDCVKELVDSTLIDGRPPAEPLTSCG; translated from the coding sequence ATGAGACGTGCCCTGATGTTTCTGCTAGCGCTGTCGATGCTCGCCTCTGGCTGCTCGGGTTCGGGCTCTGACGACCAGTCCACGACCACTGCGCCGATCTCCGATGGCGGCCCGGACGACACAGCTGCCGACGACACAACCACCGACGGCACAGCCAATGACGATCAGGGCTCGGGCAGCGGGCCCGACCGGCCCGACGATGACCTCGCCTGGTCGCAATGCGGCCGCCTCGAGTGCACCACCGTGGATGTGCCCATGGACTATGGGGCGAGCGCCGGGCCAGAAACACTCGAGATCGAGGTTGCGCGGGTCAGCGCCGACGGCGAACCCGACGACTATCGCGGGGCCCTTTTCATCAACCCCGGCGGCCCGGGGGTCAGCGCTGTCGAGTTCCTCGACTTCGCACACGACGGTTACCTTCCGGCCGAGCTCACCGACCACTTCGATCTGATTGCGTTCGATCCGCGTGGAGTGGGCAACTCCGAGCCGACATTCGAGTGCGGGCTCGACGGCGATTGGGTGGTCATCACAAACGCCATCGATGGGCTGGCCGACACGCCTGAAGAGGTCGAACTGGCCGAACTGTCGACACAGCAGTGCGTCGACTCGATGGGAGCCGTGGCCGGCCTGTTGCACACCGAGTTCGTGGCCCGCGACATGGACGCGGTTCGCGAAGCCCTCGGCTTCGAAGAGCTCAGCTACCTGGGCTACTCGTACGGGTCGGCCATAGGCGTTTGGTACGCCAGCCTGTTTCCAGATCGGGTGAGGGCAATGGTGCTGGACGGAGCCAACAACCCCATAGACCCGGCCGACACCACCGAGCAGCGGATCGAGAGCGCCATGGAGGAACTGGTTCCGCTGGAGGCGCGGCTGCGCCAGGCGATCGAGGCGTGCAACGACGCGACCTGCCCGATATGGAACGAGGGCGACCCCATCGCCTATTTCGAGCAGGCCACGGCCAAGCTCGACCTGGTCGACACCTACCTGGGTGGTGTGCCGTTCGCCGGCGCGCTGGGTGTAATCACCACGCTCTACAGCGAGCAGACGTGGCCATTGCTGTGGGACGCGCTGGAAGACCTCGTCGAGTTCGACGACCCGTCGATTCTGGGCGAACTGGCGCTGTTCCAGCTGGACGACCCTGGGCAGCCCTCGTTCACCGGCTACGTGAATTGTCTCGACAGCTGGTCGATCTACCCAGACGTCGATCGGGCCGAACGCCTCGATGACACGATCGCCCTCGGCGAGCGGGTGGCCGCCGATCTTCCGTTGCTGGCCGCAATGGACACCATCGCGTTCGACCAGTGCCCGTTCCTCGACTCGATAGCTCCCGCTCCCAGCCCTGTCGCCCTCGACGGTGGTGACGTCACGATCGTGGTAGTGGGCAACCACGACGACCCAGTGACACCGTTCACCGAATCCGAGGAGCTGGCCTTCGACACGTTGGCCGACGGTCGCCTGATCGAGGTGACCCACCCCGAGCACACCGTTTATCCCAACAACGACTGCGTCAAAGAGCTGGTCGACAGCACCCTCATCGATGGTCGGCCTCCCGCCGAGCCGCTTACCAGTTGCGGGTAG
- a CDS encoding pirin family protein — MSASPILQTFALGDQWPTIDPFLFCVHHLDHYPASDGQMGPAASLEGRQIGSDFSSRDGWSMYHGTHVPGFPSHPHRGFETLTYVRRGLVDHSDSLGAAARYGRGDAQWLTAGRGIVHSEMFPLLDLPEGNTLELFQIWVNLAASDKMADPHFSMFWADDIPKVETVDDQGRAATVTVVAGSVGDATAPAPPPSSWASRDDSDVAVWHVVLDPGASVDLAPANHFDTRRVAYLFEGGHVMFDGHRLDRYSGAVIDCSRACRVEAGEDAVELLVLQGRPIGEPVASYGPFVMNNRAEIQQAFDDYQATGFGGWPWPSSDPVHGADPARFARQVD; from the coding sequence ATGTCGGCTTCACCGATCCTCCAGACGTTTGCCCTCGGCGATCAATGGCCCACCATCGACCCGTTCCTGTTCTGCGTTCATCACCTCGACCACTATCCGGCCAGCGACGGACAGATGGGTCCGGCCGCCTCGCTCGAAGGGCGCCAGATCGGTTCTGACTTCAGCTCTCGCGACGGCTGGAGCATGTACCACGGAACCCACGTACCGGGCTTTCCGTCGCATCCCCACCGGGGCTTCGAGACCCTCACCTATGTCAGGCGAGGCCTGGTAGACCACTCGGACTCGCTGGGCGCGGCGGCCAGATATGGGCGTGGAGACGCCCAGTGGCTCACGGCTGGGCGAGGCATCGTGCACTCGGAGATGTTTCCCCTGCTCGACCTGCCCGAGGGCAACACGCTCGAACTGTTCCAGATCTGGGTGAACCTCGCGGCTTCAGACAAGATGGCCGACCCCCACTTCTCGATGTTTTGGGCCGACGACATACCCAAGGTCGAGACGGTCGACGACCAAGGCCGCGCGGCGACCGTCACCGTGGTGGCCGGTTCGGTGGGAGACGCCACGGCGCCAGCCCCGCCGCCCTCTTCGTGGGCGTCGAGAGACGATTCGGATGTGGCTGTTTGGCACGTGGTCCTCGATCCAGGCGCCTCGGTCGATCTGGCCCCCGCCAACCATTTCGACACCCGCAGGGTGGCGTATCTGTTCGAGGGCGGCCACGTGATGTTCGACGGGCATCGCCTCGACCGCTACAGCGGTGCGGTCATCGACTGTTCGCGAGCCTGCCGGGTCGAAGCCGGGGAAGACGCCGTCGAATTGTTGGTTCTGCAGGGGCGGCCCATAGGCGAACCGGTGGCCAGCTATGGCCCGTTCGTCATGAACAACAGGGCCGAGATCCAGCAGGCATTCGACGACTATCAAGCGACGGGGTTCGGGGGCTGGCCGTGGCCCAGTTCAGACCCGGTGCACGGCGCCGACCCCGCCAGGTTCGCCCGCCAGGTCGACTGA
- a CDS encoding LLM class F420-dependent oxidoreductase: MSSAPRPTRIGVQIAPQHASYDELRAIVLQLEAMGVDVVFNWDHFFPLFGDPDGLHFESWTMLASMAEATSRVEFGPLVNCNSYRNPDLQADMARTIDHISAKGGTGRFIFGTGSGWFERDYDQYGYSFGTAGGRLDALSDDLPRIRRRWEQLNPAPTRKIPILIGGGGERKTLRIVAQHADIWHSFSDPQTLEHKLSVLRGHCDAVGRNLSDIELSGSAAAASPGEPDIERLEQHRSLGVSLFVFGISAPDPDLATVEALLAWRDSLG, from the coding sequence ATGTCTTCAGCTCCCAGACCCACCCGGATCGGCGTGCAGATAGCTCCGCAACACGCTTCCTACGACGAGCTTCGGGCGATCGTGCTGCAGCTCGAAGCGATGGGCGTCGATGTCGTTTTCAACTGGGACCACTTCTTTCCACTGTTCGGTGATCCCGATGGCCTGCACTTCGAGTCGTGGACAATGCTGGCCTCGATGGCCGAGGCCACCAGCCGCGTCGAATTCGGCCCACTGGTGAACTGCAACAGCTACCGCAACCCCGACCTGCAGGCCGACATGGCACGGACCATCGACCACATCAGCGCCAAGGGCGGCACCGGCCGCTTCATATTCGGAACCGGTTCGGGTTGGTTCGAACGAGACTACGACCAGTACGGCTACAGCTTCGGCACCGCGGGCGGACGCCTCGATGCGCTGTCGGACGACCTACCCCGAATCCGCCGCCGCTGGGAGCAACTGAACCCCGCACCCACTCGCAAGATCCCGATCTTGATCGGTGGCGGAGGCGAGCGTAAGACGTTGCGCATCGTCGCACAGCACGCCGACATCTGGCACAGCTTCTCCGACCCCCAGACCCTCGAGCACAAGCTCTCGGTGCTGCGAGGGCACTGCGATGCTGTCGGACGCAACCTGTCCGACATCGAGCTGTCGGGCTCGGCCGCAGCGGCTTCGCCGGGCGAGCCGGACATCGAGCGACTCGAACAACACAGGTCGTTGGGGGTGAGCCTGTTCGTGTTCGGCATCTCTGCCCCAGACCCCGACCTGGCCACGGTGGAGGCCCTGTTGGCCTGGCGCGACTCGCTGGGCTGA
- a CDS encoding CinA family nicotinamide mononucleotide deamidase-related protein, with the protein MRCEVVAVGTELLLGQIVDTNSSWIGEQLAAAGIDSHFQTKVGDNWQRIADSLRLALSRSDAVIVCGGLGPTQDDITRDVIADVMGVELVRDGVIEERIRQMFAARGRAMPENNLRQAMVPEGAQTMAEQPGTAPGLVCPIRWTEPTGEVVDKVIYAVPGVPLEMRQMVTGTVLADLRRRSGTDSVISSRVVRTWGHSESGVAELLADEIERLDQQGHATIAILASGVEGLKVRITAKGPDLQTVGQLLDTEQQRVCEVLGDTVFGFDDDNMEAVVSAALVGSGRTVAVAETISGGYMASRLSLARSAQAMLGGIVVGSAQARSALLEAAGLTSTAIEPASADEAGALAEGARALFGADIGLASVGPVAAGKPTGEIFAAISTATSTDTFAWKFPGDHERVRQFSCISLLDQLRRHLAATAGDSQPPRSTSPTFW; encoded by the coding sequence ATGCGGTGTGAGGTCGTAGCAGTCGGAACCGAACTGCTGCTGGGACAGATCGTCGACACCAACTCGTCGTGGATCGGCGAGCAGCTGGCGGCGGCGGGCATCGACAGCCACTTCCAGACCAAGGTCGGAGACAACTGGCAGCGCATCGCAGACTCGTTGCGGCTGGCGCTGTCGCGCAGCGACGCGGTCATCGTGTGTGGTGGGCTGGGTCCCACCCAAGACGACATAACCCGTGACGTCATCGCCGATGTGATGGGTGTCGAGCTGGTGCGCGATGGGGTCATCGAGGAACGCATCAGGCAGATGTTCGCCGCCCGAGGCAGGGCAATGCCCGAGAACAACCTGAGGCAGGCCATGGTGCCCGAGGGTGCCCAAACCATGGCCGAGCAGCCCGGAACAGCCCCCGGCCTCGTCTGCCCGATCCGCTGGACCGAGCCGACTGGAGAGGTGGTCGACAAGGTCATCTACGCAGTGCCTGGCGTGCCCCTCGAGATGCGCCAGATGGTGACCGGTACCGTTCTGGCCGACCTGCGAAGGCGGTCGGGAACAGACTCGGTCATATCCAGCCGGGTGGTTCGAACCTGGGGCCACTCCGAGTCGGGCGTGGCCGAACTGTTGGCCGACGAGATCGAGCGGCTTGACCAGCAGGGTCATGCCACCATCGCAATCCTGGCCAGCGGCGTCGAAGGTCTGAAGGTGCGGATCACCGCCAAAGGGCCCGACCTCCAAACCGTTGGGCAACTGCTCGATACCGAACAACAGCGCGTATGTGAGGTGCTGGGCGACACCGTCTTCGGCTTCGACGACGACAACATGGAGGCCGTTGTGTCGGCCGCCTTGGTGGGGTCGGGCCGCACCGTCGCCGTGGCCGAGACGATCTCGGGCGGGTACATGGCCAGCCGGTTGTCTCTGGCTCGCTCGGCCCAGGCAATGCTGGGCGGCATCGTCGTGGGTTCCGCCCAGGCCAGGTCTGCGTTGCTCGAGGCCGCCGGCCTGACCTCGACGGCGATCGAGCCCGCCTCAGCAGACGAGGCCGGCGCACTGGCCGAGGGGGCCAGGGCGCTATTCGGCGCCGACATAGGTCTGGCGTCGGTGGGCCCCGTAGCCGCCGGAAAGCCCACCGGCGAGATATTCGCGGCCATCTCCACGGCAACGTCGACCGACACATTCGCCTGGAAGTTCCCGGGTGACCACGAGCGCGTCAGGCAGTTCAGCTGCATCAGCCTGCTCGACCAGCTGCGACGCCACCTGGCCGCCACCGCAGGCGATTCTCAGCCCCCGCGCAGTACCTCTCCCACATTTTGGTGA
- a CDS encoding MFS transporter, translated as MTHGAEDPPRLRDVLSQRDFALVLGASFVSNTGRWMQQVVLGVFAWHLTESSTFLGLIVFAQMGPMLALSLIGGGLADSLDRKRLIVVTQAWQALWGLVLAWRVAGGSISKGELIALVFVIGVGQALYAPAFTAVLPSLVGRENLSAAISLNSAQVNGSRVVGPALGAWLASLFGVSTVLVINAVTYLFVIGAIIVVTIPRTVIQNRGRGDRYLGGIRLARISPQVRRPLLTMATFAALCLPFLGQMPALAELNLGVDPESQTYGLLYATFGFGALVGAASVGTVLAGVPQPKIVRVTLACFSVSLALLATVSSATVAYPVFFAVGLFYFTMPVALSTFLQHHLADEVRGRVMALWTLSFGGVISISNSIMGYLVDQTSVSTVVYVGAVVSAVLAVVVRLEFGEEVGEQTLLQTRPKSVRTIRQSSN; from the coding sequence ATGACCCACGGCGCCGAGGACCCACCCCGACTACGCGACGTGCTCAGCCAGCGCGATTTTGCGCTGGTGCTGGGCGCATCATTCGTATCCAACACCGGTCGGTGGATGCAGCAGGTTGTGCTGGGTGTGTTCGCCTGGCACCTGACCGAGAGTTCGACGTTCCTGGGGCTGATCGTGTTCGCCCAGATGGGCCCGATGCTTGCGTTGAGCCTCATCGGTGGAGGGCTGGCCGACTCGCTCGATCGCAAGCGCCTGATCGTGGTCACCCAGGCCTGGCAAGCGCTGTGGGGACTGGTGCTCGCATGGCGTGTCGCGGGCGGCTCGATCTCCAAAGGCGAGCTGATCGCCCTGGTGTTCGTCATCGGTGTCGGCCAGGCGCTTTATGCACCTGCTTTCACCGCGGTGTTGCCCAGCCTGGTTGGCCGAGAGAACCTGTCGGCTGCGATCAGCCTCAACTCGGCTCAGGTGAACGGCAGCCGGGTAGTGGGCCCGGCGTTGGGCGCCTGGTTGGCGTCGCTGTTCGGTGTGTCGACGGTGCTGGTCATCAACGCCGTCACCTACCTGTTCGTCATCGGGGCCATCATCGTGGTGACCATTCCACGCACCGTCATCCAGAACCGCGGGCGCGGCGATCGATACCTCGGCGGCATCAGGCTGGCGCGGATATCGCCCCAGGTGCGAAGACCGCTGTTGACCATGGCCACATTCGCGGCCTTGTGCCTGCCGTTCCTGGGGCAGATGCCCGCGCTGGCCGAGTTGAACCTGGGCGTAGATCCCGAGAGCCAGACCTACGGCCTGTTGTACGCAACGTTCGGCTTTGGGGCGCTCGTGGGCGCAGCCAGCGTGGGCACCGTCTTGGCCGGCGTACCCCAGCCCAAGATCGTCCGTGTGACCCTGGCGTGCTTTTCGGTTTCGTTGGCGCTGCTGGCCACCGTCAGTTCGGCAACGGTTGCCTATCCGGTGTTCTTCGCGGTGGGGTTGTTCTACTTCACCATGCCGGTTGCGCTCAGCACCTTCCTGCAGCATCACCTGGCCGACGAGGTGCGCGGACGGGTGATGGCGCTCTGGACGCTGTCGTTCGGTGGGGTCATCTCGATCTCGAACTCGATCATGGGTTATCTGGTCGACCAAACCTCGGTCAGCACCGTGGTGTATGTGGGCGCGGTGGTGTCGGCCGTGTTGGCCGTGGTGGTTCGACTCGAGTTCGGCGAAGAGGTCGGCGAACAGACCCTGTTGCAGACAAGGCCCAAATCTGTGCGTACAATCAGACAAAGTTCCAATTAG
- a CDS encoding ABC transporter ATP-binding protein: MTDTTSIPLVSSAASQFDDIARPDQHPGPEAAVTVRGLTKFYGSLAAVDRIDLDIAHGAVFGLIGPNGAGKSTLMSMMASLLLPSTGFVRVLGHDPVAEPAAVRSKIGYMPDGLGVYDAMSVEDYLGFYAGAYRIPRHEHSELIDGLLELVELSVKRTAEVNSLSRGMKQRLSLARALVHDPQLLILDEPASGLDPRARVELRALIVQLKEMGKTVVVSSHILSELQEICTHVGIVEAGRLLAAGSPREILSRLGGLRQIEVRLADGSVLKHSVADEAAQVALLRQLVNEGHEVLEFIETGSGLEDVFMSVTEGIVQ, translated from the coding sequence ATGACCGACACCACCTCGATCCCTCTCGTCAGCTCGGCGGCGTCGCAGTTCGACGACATCGCACGGCCCGACCAACATCCAGGCCCCGAGGCCGCGGTGACGGTACGAGGCCTCACCAAGTTCTACGGCTCGCTGGCGGCCGTAGACCGCATCGATCTCGACATCGCACACGGTGCCGTCTTTGGCCTGATCGGCCCAAACGGCGCGGGCAAATCGACCCTCATGTCGATGATGGCCTCGTTGTTGTTGCCCTCGACCGGGTTCGTTCGCGTGCTGGGCCACGATCCGGTTGCCGAACCGGCCGCGGTGCGCTCGAAGATCGGCTACATGCCCGACGGATTGGGCGTATACGACGCCATGTCGGTCGAGGATTATCTGGGCTTCTATGCGGGCGCCTACCGCATACCCCGCCACGAGCACTCCGAGCTGATCGACGGGCTGCTCGAGCTGGTCGAGCTGTCGGTCAAGCGCACCGCAGAGGTCAACTCGTTGAGCCGAGGCATGAAGCAGAGGCTGAGCCTGGCCCGAGCGCTGGTGCACGATCCCCAACTGCTGATTCTGGACGAACCGGCCTCGGGCCTGGACCCCAGGGCCAGGGTCGAGCTTCGGGCACTGATCGTGCAGTTGAAGGAGATGGGCAAGACCGTCGTCGTCAGCAGCCATATCCTCAGCGAGCTGCAGGAGATCTGCACACACGTCGGCATCGTCGAGGCGGGCAGGTTGCTGGCCGCGGGTTCGCCTCGCGAGATCCTGTCGCGGTTGGGCGGGCTGCGCCAGATCGAGGTGCGTCTGGCCGATGGCTCGGTCTTGAAGCATTCGGTTGCCGACGAGGCCGCTCAGGTGGCCCTGTTGCGTCAGCTGGTCAACGAGGGCCACGAGGTGCTCGAGTTCATCGAAACCGGCTCTGGGCTCGAGGACGTGTTCATGTCGGTCACCGAGGGGATCGTGCAATGA